Within Agarivorans litoreus, the genomic segment TTGGTCTTTGCCCGACAACTCACTTATGTTAAATAAACGCTCCCCACTTTCTGCTAACAGGCCAGATAACGCAGCGTGCTCACTAAATATATCGGCCGAGCTGGTATAAGAAAATGCTTCAACAAACCCCATTTTTTGCGCTACTTGGCTTATTAAATACCAATCAGGCTTAGTATCACCTTGCGCCTCAACAAAAGCGCGCTGACGAGACAACATTCGCTCCGAGTTAGTCACTGTGCCATCACGCTCTCCCCAGCCTGCTGCCGGTAACAATACATCGGCATAACGGGTTGTATCGGTTTCGGCAATACAGTCTGACACCACCACCATTGGGCATGACAACAGCGCTTCGCGTATTTTTGCAGACTCAGGCAAACTTACCGCAGGGTTCGTGCCCATAATCCAAATAGCTTTAATTTCGCCTTTGGCGACTTTATCAAACAAGTCAACGGCTTTATGGCCAGGCTTTTGGCTTACGTTGGACGTGTTCCAAAAGCCCGCTAAGGCATCTAAATGCTCTGGTTTGTAGTCTAAATGGCCGGCTAATAAGTTAGATAAAGCACCTACTTCGCGCCCACCCATAGCATTAGGCTGACCGGTAATAGAAAATGCGCTAGCGCCAAGTTTACCTAACTTACCTGTAGCTAAGTGGCTGTTAATAATCGCATTAACCTTGTCTACGCCTTGGCTGCTTTGATTAACGCCTTGGCTAAACACGGTGACACAACGCTCGTTGTTAGCAAACAACTGGAAGAAACGAAGTAGCGCTTCAGGCTCTAAGCCACAGGTTTTGGCTAAGGCAGCTAAATCACCAGCATCTTCTACAGCGCTTGCCACCGCAGCTTCGAAGCCCTCGGTAAACTGGGCGATATAATCACTATCTAGTTTTCCATGCTCACTTAAATACGCTAATAAACCATTGAATAAGGCTACATCGCTACCGCCATTTAGTGGCAGGTGTAAATCTGCAATATCGCAGCTATCGGTTCTACGTGGGTCAATCACCACAACTTTTAAGTTTGGATTGGCTTGCTTAGCGCGCTTTAAACGTTGGTAAACAATGGGGTGACACCAGGCCAGGTTTGACCCAACCAAGGTCACCAGCTGAGCATGCTCTAAATCTTCATAGCTCCCCGGGACAATATCCTCACCAAAGGCGCGTTTATGGCCAGCAACCGCAGACGACATACATAAGCGAGAATTCGAATCGATGTTTGAGCAACCAATAAAGCCTTTAATCAGCTTGTTAGCAACGTAGTAGTCTTCAGTTAATAGCTGTCCCGAAACATAAAATGCTACCGATTCGGGGCCATGTTCAGCAATGGTTTGGCTGAAGCGAGAGGCTACATAACTTAATGCTTTATCTAAAGATTCTTGATGGCCTTTAATATATGCATGCTCTAAACGGCCTTGTTTAATCACCGTTTCACCCAGCGCTGAGCCTTTAGAACATAACAAGCCTCGGTTGGCCGGATGGCTCGCATCACCGCGTACTTCCACCGCCCCATTACTTGCTACTTTTGCTTCAACACCACAGCCCGTTCCACAATATGGGCAGGTGGTCTTAATCCATTGTTGTTGAGACACCACGTAAACTCCTCACCTTATTCTTTGCTGGGCTTTTACTGCCCGCTTTAATGCTTAGATACAAAGCAAAAGGCGAACCAATAAAATCCCGCAAAAACCTATTACTTAAGGAGTATAAAAAATCGCTAAATTGGCAGAAAAAGCCGAATTTTGAGTGCTGAAACAAAATAGCGCACAAGCATGGTGCAACACGTCCCGAAATTGGGCTTTATTGAAATAACAGCAAACATCTCTTTCTAGCTGTTTAAAGCTCATTTCTTATACGAACAGATATAAAGCGCTGAACGGGAGAGTGATTAAACCAACCAGCTTATTTACAACAATGGCTAGCAAGATATAAAACACAAAACCAGAGCCTTAGCTCTGGTTGTATGCTTAGTTTACAGCTGGAGAAAAGTAAGATTTTATCCAACCGTAAAGTACTTGTTGGTTAAACTCGGCAAAAGCGATTTGAGTAAAATCGCCCGCGGGGTCTTGCTCTTTAAAAGCAAATTTATACAGCACTTGCTCAGGATTTTGATCATGCAAAATCACAATAATCCGCTTGCTGGTTTTTAAGCAATCTATGGTCATCACATCGGCCGGCACGCCATTTTTACGCATGTTACGACTAATGCCTATCACCGGATCGATGTGCGCAAAATCTTGCTGAATGCTTAAATGAGCCGCGTTTGCCATATCCGACAAGCTCACTAAACGTTGTTCGCTAAGATGAGTATCTTCAGGCTTATTTTCCATTGGCTAGCCCGCTCGCAAGGCAAGAATTGCCGGAATATTTAAAGCCTTGCTGTAAGCAACAAAAGGCTGCTTTTTCTCGGCAATGGCCACCATCGACATACGATCTGCCAGCTCGTTGCCCTCTACTCCCACATGGCCGTTTACATGCAATATTTGCAGTTTGTCTTTAAGCTGTTGGTAGCGTTCAAACATTTCCTGAATTAACTGCAGATTCTTAATCTCACCACTGGCTTTCTTCCAGCCTTTTTTCTTCCAGCCTGCAGCCCATTGAGTAATGCATTGAATGGAGTACTTAGAGTCACACAAAATCGCCACTCGTAAGCCTTTTGCCAGCTCTTGCTGGGCCATAATCATTGCTTGATTAAGGGCGTTTAGTTCTGCGGTATTGTTAGTGCCCATGGGGTTATATAGGCCATACCAAAGCTCGGCCAACTCTTCGTTGCGATACAAGGCTAAGCCCGAGCCGGCCTCTCCTGGATTTGGCTCGCAGCCACCGTCGGTATAAATTTTCACTTCTGCGGCTAATTTATTGATTTCCGCAGCGGTATAAGTTTTCACCGTTTGCCCCGACGCTCGTTTACGCGCTGGCGCTGCACCGGAAGCTTTTACACTAGCACTGGCCTTACCGCCAAAAGCAGCTTCAGCCTCAGCTAAAGTGGGGAAAGACTTGTAACGCGCGCCAGCAAACTTATCAATGCTGCGTTTACAAGTGAGCCAATCGTTAAAAATGCCGGTGTCTCGCCCTTGCCATACCACGTAGTACTTTTTAGCCATGTTTTGCTCTTTTACTTAGTTTGCGGGCTAATATAACCAAGCAAGCCGCTGAACACGAAGAAAAACTTAGCATTTATCAAACTGCAGTAACACAGCTCCACCAGGTTTACTGCCGATGCTTACAGGCTTATCTAAAAGGCTCCCCTATTTTTTTACTTGTTACACAATACAAATTAAATAACGAGGAAGAGAAACACTAAAACAGCTTAGCGATAAACACAAACCAACCGAGCGCATTAACAAATGGTATTAGACCAGCATTACGCTCGGCGAGGGTGTTATAGCAGTTAGGCGTGTTTTAAGCGTAAATAAAGGGAGTCTTTAAGCTCTGCCCTATCATGTTTTAGCTGGTGCATTGCCTCGTCATCTATCGGGCCGCCGCGCAGCTCCAATACACGAATTTCTTTATCTAAGGCATTGTAGCGTTTGGTGTCTGCGGCAAACTTCTCATCGCTGCCAGTTAAGGCAGTAATTTTATCTAGTAGCTCTGGAAACTCTTTTGCCAAAGAATGATCTTCACCTAACATAAAAACTCCTTCCCATTTAAACCCGATATGTTGTTTCAGCCTTAGCCAAATTTGACTAGTTCTTAAAACTTAGCAAATCCCTTGTAAAACACCGTGTTAATTTGTCAGTTAAACTAAATTTTTCTCATGATGAAAAATTTACTTGCTCAAACATAATATATGAAATACCGTATATACGCTTTTACATATATCTGGTTGCTGTAATGTTGTCTGTGTTATTTTTATGTACCGCTAATGCTGCTCGCTCTCAGTTAGCCGAAGCCTTGGTTAACCAACGTTACCCAGAGCACTTTGTGGCTTATAGTGCGGGCACTCAGCCTAAAGGTATCGACCCTCGCACCATTAAACACTTACAGGCTCAAGGTCTATCTAGCAGCGGCCTACGCAGCAAAACCATTGCGGAGCTTGAGCAAAATATTCAACAGCAAACTCAGCGCCCTGCTTTATTTAATTTCATCATTACTTTGTGTGACAGCGCTAAACAAGAATGCGCCTTACTGCCAAAAGGCGCAGCGATTTTGCATTGGAATTTGCCCGATCCCGCTGGCGAACAAGGCATGGCCTTATTCGAGCAAGTATTTAGCGAATTAGAACTACGTTTAGCCGAATTTGTGCGCTTTAATCACAACCCACAAGCCGCACTGCAAATCGAAGCCATCGATGTATTTAAGCAGTTTAGCGACAATACTCGCTTACAAATTTTGATGCTGATAGAAGATGAACAACGCTTGAGCGTTAATCAGCTTTGTACTGCTCTAGAAGTAAGCCAACCAAAGGTATCGCGCCACCTAGCCTTACTGCGCGAATGTCAGTTATTGTCTACCACGCGCCAAGGCCAGCAGGTGTTTTATCACCTAAATCCCTTGTTACCAGAATGGGTGGCGCAAACGCTATCAACTACACGAGTAGCCAACCCCAGTTATATAAACCAGCCGCTAGCACGCATTAGGCAGCAGGCTAATCCCCAATTAGTTAATCAAGATTAAGGTACTTTTATGTCTTCACATCCTATTTTTACCGTTGATGTTAGCGACACAGCGCAACTACTGTTAACTCCTTGCCCAGGCACTAAAGGGGTAGATCTTTCTACCTCACTACAACAGCTTTGCTACAAAAATAGCCCGGCACTCATCACCTTAATGACCGAGCAAGAGCTGGCCGACAATAACTTAAGTGATTTACCGAAAACGTCTGTCACTCACGATATGCAGTGGTTCCACCTGCCTTTAGCAGACGACACTGTGCCAGACGAAGCTTGGGAAGAGCAATTTCAAAGCGTGCTTCCGCGTTTTTTACAGCTACTAAACAATGGCATGAACTTAACCATTCATTGTAAAGGTGGCAGTGGCCGCACTGGCTTGCTAGCTGCTCGCATTATGCTAGCGCTAGGTTTCGAGCTAGACGATGCCATCGCAAAAATTAAGGCAGTGCGCCCCAACGCATTCAGCGTGCCTGCTCAACAAACTTACATTCAACAATTTGCCAAATAAGAGACTTAGCAATGACCATTAAAGTAGGAATTAACGGCTTTGGCCGTATTGGCCGCCTTGCCCTGCGCGCAGCTTACGACTGGCCAGAGTTAGAGTTTGTAATGATTAACGATGTGGCCGGCAATGCCGAAACACTAGGCCACTTACTCGAGTTTGATTCTGTACAGGGGCGCTGGCACCACGGCGTTGAACACAACGCCGATGGCATTGTTATCAACAACAACACCATTAAGTGCTACCAAGAAAAAGACTTAAGCAAAGTAGATTGGTCGGGCTGTGATGTGGTACTTGAGTCTACCGGCGTGCACCGTTCTAAAGCCAAACTAGCACCTTACCTAGCCCAAGGCGTTAAACGTGTTGTGGTATCTGCGCCTGTTAAAGAAGACGGTGTAGCCAACATTGTTGTGGGTGTGAATGACGATATTTTTGATGCTAGCCAACACCAAATTGTTACCGCCGCATCTTGTACCACTAACTGTTTGGCACCTGTAATTAAGGTGATTCAACAGCATTTGGGTATTGAGTCTGGCTGCATGACCACTATTCATGATTTAACCAATACCCAAACCATTTTAGATGCACCGCATAAAGACTTACGCCGCGCCCGCGCTTGTGGCATGTCGTTAATTCCTACCACTACCGGCAGCGCTAAAGCAATTTGCGATATTTTCCCAGAGCTAGACGGCAAGCTAAACGGCCACGCTGTGCGCGTACCTTTAGCTAACGCGTCACTCACCGACATGGTGTTTACTCTAGAGCGCGATACCACCGCCGAAGAAGTAAATAGCCTGTTTAAGCAAGCCAGCGAAGGTGAGCTAAAAGGCATTCTGGGTTACGAAGAAAAGCCGCTAGTTTCTATTGACTACAAGGGTGACCAACGCTCTAGCATTGTAGATGCACAATCCACCATGATGGTAGGCAAACGCATGCTTAAAGTGTACGCCTGGTACGACAACGAAATGGGCTATGCAACCCGCACCAGCGAGCTTATTCGCAAAGTTGGTTTAGCAGATAAAAGCTAGGACCTGTTGAACCTTGCTGATGGTTTTTGCAGCAATTTATTCGCCATTTAGGCAAGGCAGTGAGTGTGAAGTTAAGTGGGCTTAATAATCACTCACTAACGCTGAATAAATGGCTAACAAATGC encodes:
- a CDS encoding nitrate reductase, producing MSQQQWIKTTCPYCGTGCGVEAKVASNGAVEVRGDASHPANRGLLCSKGSALGETVIKQGRLEHAYIKGHQESLDKALSYVASRFSQTIAEHGPESVAFYVSGQLLTEDYYVANKLIKGFIGCSNIDSNSRLCMSSAVAGHKRAFGEDIVPGSYEDLEHAQLVTLVGSNLAWCHPIVYQRLKRAKQANPNLKVVVIDPRRTDSCDIADLHLPLNGGSDVALFNGLLAYLSEHGKLDSDYIAQFTEGFEAAVASAVEDAGDLAALAKTCGLEPEALLRFFQLFANNERCVTVFSQGVNQSSQGVDKVNAIINSHLATGKLGKLGASAFSITGQPNAMGGREVGALSNLLAGHLDYKPEHLDALAGFWNTSNVSQKPGHKAVDLFDKVAKGEIKAIWIMGTNPAVSLPESAKIREALLSCPMVVVSDCIAETDTTRYADVLLPAAGWGERDGTVTNSERMLSRQRAFVEAQGDTKPDWYLISQVAQKMGFVEAFSYTSSADIFSEHAALSGLLAESGERLFNISELSGKDQQAFDAIEPQRWPVSKQGSDNRSLFSDGRFSTASGKAQLIAVTNQATQQVTSEAFPLVLNTGRMRDQWHTMTRTGLAAQLSSHSSEPLLEVNPQDAANQGLCDHSIVNLSSNVGQLKVRIQISEGQKAGHVFMPIHWTEQYSSDGLVSQVVDSSVDPLSGQPESKYTPVKLAVWEYASEAVLLTAKPLTKEQCQALPADYWVKQGLADGFLYRLADGRSPAELAAKLKGFLMSQTKLQSLDFADPIKQNFRSALVIEGELFSSFSVAAKGELNASSWLESLLQQPMSDNIRRGVLAGTSPAPDLGKIVCSCHQVREQTISDVISEHACESAEQVGKHCKAGTNCGSCVPEIKRMIKTVTIE
- a CDS encoding ribonuclease H family protein, which produces MAKKYYVVWQGRDTGIFNDWLTCKRSIDKFAGARYKSFPTLAEAEAAFGGKASASVKASGAAPARKRASGQTVKTYTAAEINKLAAEVKIYTDGGCEPNPGEAGSGLALYRNEELAELWYGLYNPMGTNNTAELNALNQAMIMAQQELAKGLRVAILCDSKYSIQCITQWAAGWKKKGWKKASGEIKNLQLIQEMFERYQQLKDKLQILHVNGHVGVEGNELADRMSMVAIAEKKQPFVAYSKALNIPAILALRAG
- a CDS encoding YdcH family protein gives rise to the protein MLGEDHSLAKEFPELLDKITALTGSDEKFAADTKRYNALDKEIRVLELRGGPIDDEAMHQLKHDRAELKDSLYLRLKHA
- a CDS encoding metalloregulator ArsR/SmtB family transcription factor, yielding MLSVLFLCTANAARSQLAEALVNQRYPEHFVAYSAGTQPKGIDPRTIKHLQAQGLSSSGLRSKTIAELEQNIQQQTQRPALFNFIITLCDSAKQECALLPKGAAILHWNLPDPAGEQGMALFEQVFSELELRLAEFVRFNHNPQAALQIEAIDVFKQFSDNTRLQILMLIEDEQRLSVNQLCTALEVSQPKVSRHLALLRECQLLSTTRQGQQVFYHLNPLLPEWVAQTLSTTRVANPSYINQPLARIRQQANPQLVNQD
- a CDS encoding phosphatase domain-containing protein; translated protein: MSSHPIFTVDVSDTAQLLLTPCPGTKGVDLSTSLQQLCYKNSPALITLMTEQELADNNLSDLPKTSVTHDMQWFHLPLADDTVPDEAWEEQFQSVLPRFLQLLNNGMNLTIHCKGGSGRTGLLAARIMLALGFELDDAIAKIKAVRPNAFSVPAQQTYIQQFAK
- a CDS encoding ArsJ-associated glyceraldehyde-3-phosphate dehydrogenase is translated as MTIKVGINGFGRIGRLALRAAYDWPELEFVMINDVAGNAETLGHLLEFDSVQGRWHHGVEHNADGIVINNNTIKCYQEKDLSKVDWSGCDVVLESTGVHRSKAKLAPYLAQGVKRVVVSAPVKEDGVANIVVGVNDDIFDASQHQIVTAASCTTNCLAPVIKVIQQHLGIESGCMTTIHDLTNTQTILDAPHKDLRRARACGMSLIPTTTGSAKAICDIFPELDGKLNGHAVRVPLANASLTDMVFTLERDTTAEEVNSLFKQASEGELKGILGYEEKPLVSIDYKGDQRSSIVDAQSTMMVGKRMLKVYAWYDNEMGYATRTSELIRKVGLADKS